From Pseudomonas sp. StFLB209, a single genomic window includes:
- a CDS encoding YqaA family protein, with translation MFELSSYLGLFFAAFGAATLLPMQSEAVLVAMLISGHYLTWLLLLAATTGNVLGSISNWLIGRSVERLRHKRWFPVSEKRLQQARGHYQRYGYWSLLLSWVPVIGDALTVVAGVMGEPLWRFSLIVSLAKGLRYLVVVWLTLGFI, from the coding sequence ATGTTCGAACTCTCCAGCTACCTCGGGCTGTTCTTCGCCGCCTTCGGCGCCGCCACGCTGTTGCCCATGCAGTCCGAAGCCGTGCTGGTCGCGATGCTGATCTCTGGCCACTACCTGACCTGGTTGCTATTGCTGGCCGCCACCACCGGCAATGTGCTGGGTTCGATCAGCAATTGGCTGATCGGCCGCTCGGTCGAACGGTTGCGCCACAAACGCTGGTTCCCGGTCAGCGAAAAACGCCTGCAACAGGCTCGTGGTCATTACCAGCGCTACGGTTACTGGTCGCTGCTGCTCAGTTGGGTGCCGGTGATCGGCGACGCCCTGACCGTCGTCGCCGGGGTCATGGGCGAGCCGCTGTGGCGTTTTAGCTTGATCGTCAGCCTGGCCAAGGGCTTGCGCTATCTGGTGGTGGTGTGGCTGACCCTGGGCTTTATCTGA
- a CDS encoding serine/threonine-protein kinase, which produces MKPPRVLAGRYRLDRLLGVGGMGVVWQARDLLHEQYGDPAADIAVKLLGESFQHVPDAGSLLFAEFALTRHLHHPNVVRCHSFEVDIPQGCAFMTLELLRGLTLDHWLCDELTGLPFSELLEVASALLEALEHSHARGVVHGDLKPGNVMLSEQGLKLFDFGLGQSQPGILPGVPQLSRERYNAWTPAYAAPELCAGGGLSEATDLYACACLIFELACGRHPYQRLPGDQAQAARLDRSLSKPARLPSHCWPALRQALALVPACRTISAQELRQALSARPGRLRRLLGG; this is translated from the coding sequence ATGAAGCCGCCACGGGTGTTGGCCGGGCGCTATCGTCTCGACCGCTTGCTGGGCGTTGGCGGCATGGGGGTGGTGTGGCAGGCCCGCGACCTGTTGCACGAGCAGTACGGTGATCCGGCTGCCGATATCGCTGTCAAACTGCTGGGTGAGTCGTTCCAGCACGTGCCGGATGCCGGGTCATTGTTGTTTGCCGAATTTGCGCTGACCCGGCATCTGCATCACCCCAACGTGGTGCGCTGCCACAGTTTTGAAGTTGATATCCCGCAAGGCTGTGCATTCATGACCCTGGAGCTGTTGCGTGGCCTGACTCTGGATCATTGGCTCTGTGACGAACTGACCGGCTTGCCGTTTAGCGAGTTGCTGGAGGTGGCGAGTGCGCTGCTTGAAGCTCTGGAGCACAGTCATGCAAGGGGGGTCGTGCATGGCGACCTGAAACCGGGCAACGTGATGCTCAGCGAGCAGGGGCTGAAGCTGTTCGATTTCGGTCTCGGTCAGAGCCAGCCCGGCATTCTGCCCGGCGTACCGCAGTTGAGTCGCGAGCGCTACAACGCCTGGACCCCGGCCTACGCCGCTCCTGAACTCTGCGCCGGTGGTGGGTTGTCTGAAGCCACCGATCTCTATGCCTGCGCTTGTCTGATCTTCGAACTGGCCTGCGGCAGGCACCCTTACCAGCGCCTGCCCGGCGACCAGGCCCAGGCGGCGCGGCTGGATCGCTCGCTAAGCAAACCGGCCCGCCTGCCCAGCCATTGCTGGCCTGCGCTGCGCCAGGCGCTGGCGCTGGTGCCGGCGTGCAGAACCATCAGTGCCCAAGAGTTGCGCCAGGCACTGAGCGCCAGGCCAGGCAGGTTGAGAAGACTATTGGGTGGCTGA
- a CDS encoding XdhC family protein produces the protein MQQLDLQVIQQARDWLAQGRPVWLCTVLSTYGSAPRGPGAMLVALAGGEHRGSLSGGCIEEDFLQRLADGTLPRCNQRVRYGEGGFAPNLVLPCGGVLDVLVEYLPPRAEVDRHLASVERALSAGPWLIREVSLHGQLPAVSPGSLSHPRVAVSAEQVSIRIGAVHRLLLAGLSPVAEFCASFALALGYEVILCEPRTELLAGFCVPGVEVCPVLPALYIEQGGCHAATAVVALTHDPRLDDLTLMEAVRSEAFYIGAMGSRQTSHKRMERLQRIGGLDARALARIHAPIGLNLGSKTPAEIALAVMADILASANGMHAQQVWSRST, from the coding sequence ATGCAACAGCTTGATTTGCAGGTCATACAGCAGGCCCGTGACTGGCTGGCCCAAGGCCGGCCGGTGTGGTTGTGTACGGTGCTGTCCACTTATGGCTCGGCACCGCGCGGGCCGGGGGCGATGCTGGTTGCGCTGGCTGGCGGTGAGCATCGCGGTTCATTATCCGGCGGCTGCATCGAAGAGGACTTTTTGCAGCGTCTGGCCGACGGCACATTACCGCGTTGCAACCAGCGGGTGCGCTATGGCGAAGGCGGGTTTGCGCCCAATCTGGTGCTGCCGTGTGGCGGTGTACTGGACGTGCTGGTGGAGTACCTGCCACCGCGTGCCGAGGTCGATCGGCATCTGGCCAGCGTGGAGCGGGCCCTGAGCGCCGGCCCGTGGTTGATTCGCGAGGTCAGCCTGCACGGGCAACTGCCAGCGGTATCGCCCGGCAGCCTGAGTCATCCACGGGTGGCGGTCAGTGCGGAGCAGGTTTCAATCCGCATCGGCGCGGTACACCGGCTGCTGCTGGCCGGCTTGTCACCGGTGGCCGAGTTCTGTGCCAGCTTCGCTCTGGCGCTGGGCTACGAGGTGATTCTCTGTGAACCGCGCACCGAACTGCTGGCCGGGTTTTGCGTGCCGGGCGTCGAGGTGTGTCCGGTGCTGCCAGCGCTGTACATCGAGCAGGGCGGTTGTCATGCGGCGACCGCCGTAGTCGCCTTGACCCACGATCCACGCCTGGATGACCTGACACTCATGGAGGCGGTGCGCAGCGAGGCGTTCTACATCGGTGCCATGGGTTCGCGGCAGACCAGTCACAAGCGCATGGAGCGCCTCCAGCGCATCGGCGGGCTGGACGCCCGGGCGTTGGCACGTATTCATGCGCCGATCGGCTTGAATCTGGGCAGCAAGACCCCGGCGGAAATTGCCCTGGCGGTGATGGCGGATATCCTTGCCAGCGCCAATGGCATGCACGCTCAACAGGTCTGGTCGCGCAGCACCTGA
- a CDS encoding flavin reductase family protein: protein MNPHMLPVELDKAYRLVNHGPTILVSASHGGTDNVMAAAWACGLDFSPSKVTVVIDKIARTRALVEGSGYFALQVPNVAQLQLTQAVGTHSLNDDPDKLEKCGVQLMHVDGFKTPLVVGCSAWLICKVIDEPHNQQAYDLFIGEVVGAWADDRVFRNGHWQFAEAGPEWRSLHYIAGGQYYAIGESVVA, encoded by the coding sequence ATGAATCCGCATATGCTTCCCGTTGAACTGGACAAAGCCTACCGCCTGGTCAACCACGGCCCGACCATCCTGGTCTCGGCCAGCCACGGCGGCACCGACAACGTCATGGCCGCCGCCTGGGCCTGTGGCCTGGATTTCTCGCCCTCCAAAGTCACTGTGGTCATCGACAAGATCGCCCGCACCCGTGCTCTGGTCGAGGGCAGTGGCTACTTTGCCCTGCAAGTGCCCAATGTTGCCCAGTTGCAATTGACCCAGGCGGTGGGCACCCACAGCCTGAACGACGACCCGGACAAACTGGAAAAATGTGGCGTGCAATTGATGCACGTGGACGGCTTCAAAACGCCTCTGGTGGTGGGCTGTTCGGCGTGGCTGATCTGCAAGGTGATCGACGAGCCACATAACCAGCAAGCCTACGACCTGTTCATTGGTGAGGTGGTGGGCGCCTGGGCGGACGATCGGGTGTTCCGCAACGGGCATTGGCAATTCGCCGAGGCTGGCCCCGAATGGCGCAGCCTGCATTACATTGCGGGTGGGCAGTATTACGCCATTGGCGAGTCGGTGGTGGCTTAG
- a CDS encoding Lrp/AsnC family transcriptional regulator: MKKLDRTDISILDSLQRDASITNADLGRAVNLSPTPCFNRVRAMQEAGLIKGQVTLLDPKVLGLDLNVFIHVSLEKQDEGALQRFEAAVAGRPEVMECYLMTGDADYLLRILVPNIHELERFILEHLTKVPGVANIRSSFALKQVLYKTALPLPPDGLALAANRVR, from the coding sequence TTGAAGAAGCTCGACCGTACCGATATCAGCATTCTCGACAGCCTGCAGCGCGACGCCAGCATCACCAATGCGGACCTGGGCCGCGCAGTCAATCTGTCGCCGACGCCCTGCTTCAATCGGGTCAGAGCCATGCAGGAGGCCGGGCTGATCAAGGGTCAGGTCACCCTGCTCGACCCCAAGGTGCTGGGCCTGGACCTGAACGTATTCATTCATGTGAGCCTGGAGAAGCAGGACGAAGGCGCGTTGCAGCGCTTCGAGGCGGCGGTGGCCGGGCGACCTGAAGTGATGGAGTGCTACCTGATGACCGGTGACGCCGATTATCTGCTGCGCATTCTGGTGCCCAATATCCATGAGCTGGAGCGCTTCATTCTTGAGCACCTGACCAAAGTGCCGGGGGTGGCCAATATTCGCTCCAGTTTTGCCCTCAAGCAGGTGTTGTACAAGACCGCCCTGCCCTTGCCGCCAGACGGGCTGGCGTTGGCGGCCAATCGCGTCAGATAA
- a CDS encoding xanthine dehydrogenase family protein molybdopterin-binding subunit, giving the protein MNQNVIGKAHKRVDGRLKVSGEARYAADYPQQGLLYAYGVFSTIASGKILAIDDASARAMPGVVDILHHGHRPDMHRTPDEAMSFDKLLQASKTDEHRLPFEDDQVYYPGQFVALVVAQTFAQARAAAQRVTVRYAAQDPVRSLEEGLRINGFKPASGSHERGTPEPAYQSAAQRIDATYTTPVETHNPMEMHATTAHWQDGRLYVEESTQGVVNHRNLLANVFDLAPEQVEVRAPFIGSGFGGKLWPWPHSIAACAAARLTGRPVQLMLPRAQMFSTVGHRPETRQRLRLATDDKGRLVSLRHESFNSTSTLDTYIETCGSVTKSLYSCANVLVTHHTSAVNRGTPTSMRAPGAAPGLFALESAIDEMALAAGLDPLAFRQLNLASKDESTDLPWSSNHLPEAIDKAAERFGWKQRNAQVGSMRDGDEIIGYGMGACNWEAFQVPTEARVSLRANGTALVQCGVQDIGTGTYTIVAQTVSELTGLPVERIEVQLGNSSFSPGPVSGGSWVTASIMPALAGATREALDKLRSYATAESGFFAGEKPDTLQVRDGRLVKGERQVSFADVLAQQRLARAEGTYHSEQGKEQKYSFRSFGAHFVEVRWDPGISRLRVARVVSAIDVGKVVNPLAARNQVEGAIVMAVGMALFEATEHDPRTGLPVNDNYAEYLVPVHADQPEIEVILLDYPDLNLNEFGARGIGEIGITGLAAAVANAVYHATGQRIRSLPITKEKLMAGV; this is encoded by the coding sequence ATGAACCAGAACGTGATTGGCAAGGCCCACAAGCGTGTTGATGGCCGCCTCAAGGTCAGCGGTGAGGCGCGCTATGCGGCCGATTATCCGCAGCAAGGCCTGCTCTACGCCTACGGGGTATTCAGCACCATCGCCAGTGGCAAGATTCTGGCAATCGATGATGCCAGCGCCCGCGCCATGCCGGGTGTGGTGGATATCCTGCATCACGGCCATCGCCCGGACATGCACCGTACACCTGATGAGGCCATGAGCTTTGACAAGTTGCTGCAGGCCAGCAAGACCGACGAACACCGGCTGCCGTTCGAAGATGACCAGGTTTACTACCCCGGCCAATTCGTCGCGCTGGTGGTCGCGCAGACGTTCGCGCAGGCGCGGGCAGCGGCCCAGCGCGTCACGGTTCGCTACGCGGCCCAGGACCCGGTGCGGAGCCTGGAAGAGGGGCTGCGCATCAACGGCTTCAAACCCGCCAGCGGCAGTCACGAGCGGGGTACGCCAGAGCCGGCCTATCAGTCGGCCGCGCAGCGCATCGACGCGACCTATACCACGCCGGTGGAAACCCACAACCCAATGGAAATGCACGCCACCACCGCCCACTGGCAGGACGGTCGGCTGTACGTGGAAGAGAGCACTCAGGGGGTCGTGAACCATCGCAACCTGCTGGCCAATGTGTTTGATCTGGCACCGGAACAGGTCGAAGTCCGGGCGCCGTTCATTGGCTCCGGGTTTGGCGGCAAGCTCTGGCCCTGGCCGCACTCCATTGCTGCCTGTGCAGCGGCCAGGCTGACCGGCCGCCCGGTGCAACTGATGCTGCCCCGTGCGCAGATGTTCAGCACCGTGGGCCATCGTCCCGAGACCCGCCAGCGCCTGCGCCTGGCGACTGACGACAAGGGCCGGCTGGTATCGCTGCGTCACGAGTCGTTCAATAGCACCTCGACCCTGGACACCTACATCGAAACCTGCGGCAGCGTGACCAAGAGCCTGTACAGCTGCGCCAACGTGCTGGTCACTCACCACACCAGTGCGGTCAATCGCGGCACCCCGACGTCCATGCGCGCGCCCGGCGCCGCGCCAGGATTGTTCGCCCTGGAGTCGGCTATCGATGAAATGGCCCTGGCTGCCGGCCTTGACCCATTGGCATTTCGCCAGCTCAACCTGGCCAGCAAGGATGAGAGCACTGATTTGCCGTGGTCAAGTAATCACCTGCCCGAAGCCATCGACAAGGCCGCCGAGCGTTTCGGCTGGAAGCAGCGCAATGCTCAGGTCGGCTCGATGCGTGATGGCGACGAGATCATTGGCTACGGCATGGGCGCCTGCAACTGGGAGGCGTTTCAGGTCCCGACCGAAGCCCGGGTCAGCCTGCGCGCCAACGGTACCGCGCTGGTGCAATGCGGGGTGCAGGACATCGGCACTGGCACCTACACCATCGTCGCCCAGACGGTCAGCGAACTCACCGGGCTGCCGGTCGAGCGCATCGAGGTGCAATTGGGCAATTCGTCGTTCAGTCCAGGCCCGGTGTCTGGCGGCAGTTGGGTCACCGCCAGCATCATGCCGGCGCTGGCCGGTGCAACCCGCGAGGCGCTTGATAAACTGCGCAGCTACGCCACTGCCGAGAGCGGTTTTTTTGCCGGTGAAAAGCCCGACACCCTGCAGGTCCGTGACGGTCGGTTGGTCAAGGGCGAGCGGCAGGTCAGCTTTGCCGACGTACTGGCTCAGCAACGTCTGGCCCGCGCCGAAGGCACGTATCACAGCGAGCAGGGCAAAGAACAGAAATACTCGTTTCGCTCGTTCGGTGCGCATTTTGTCGAGGTGCGCTGGGACCCGGGCATCTCGCGGCTGCGAGTGGCCAGGGTGGTCAGTGCCATCGATGTCGGCAAGGTAGTCAACCCACTGGCAGCGCGCAACCAGGTCGAAGGCGCCATCGTGATGGCGGTCGGCATGGCCCTGTTCGAGGCCACCGAGCACGACCCGCGCACAGGCTTGCCGGTCAATGACAACTACGCTGAATACCTGGTGCCGGTGCACGCCGATCAGCCCGAAATCGAGGTGATCCTGCTCGATTATCCGGATCTGAACCTCAACGAATTCGGCGCCAGGGGCATCGGCGAGATTGGCATCACCGGTCTGGCCGCAGCAGTCGCCAATGCCGTGTACCACGCCACCGGGCAGCGTATCCGCAGCCTGCCGATCACCAAGGAAAAGCTGATGGCCGGGGTCTGA
- the hmpA gene encoding NO-inducible flavohemoprotein, translating to MFTDPQRAIIKATVPLLESGGEALTTHFYNMMLSEYPEVRPLFNQANQASGAQPRALANAVLMYARHIDRLEALGPLVGQIVNKHVALQILPEHYPIVGTCLLRAIREVLGEDIATDEVIDAWGAAYGQLADILIGAEEAAYQHNEQARGGWRGARPFKLVGKEKESAQITSFYFEPLDGGAVLDFTPGQYLGLKLNIDGQELRRNYSLSALANGRGYRISVKRDEQGIASRYLHDHLQVSDRVELFPPAGHFTLQDSSRPLVLISAGVGITPTLPMLESALASGRPITFIHSARNASLQAFRPWLQEQQRKHPQLSLYVCYSQPEAGDRFDAQGRLCQEVLASWLPADRNVDAYFLGPVGFMSSVRRDLKALGVPEAQSHHEFFGPTGQLPD from the coding sequence ATGTTCACCGACCCGCAACGCGCAATCATCAAGGCCACTGTTCCTCTTCTGGAGTCCGGTGGCGAAGCGCTGACCACTCACTTCTACAACATGATGCTCAGTGAATACCCCGAGGTGCGTCCGCTGTTCAACCAGGCCAACCAGGCCAGCGGTGCTCAGCCACGGGCGCTGGCTAACGCGGTGCTGATGTACGCCCGGCATATCGACCGTCTCGAAGCCCTTGGCCCGTTAGTGGGCCAGATCGTCAACAAGCACGTGGCCTTGCAGATTCTGCCGGAGCACTACCCGATTGTCGGCACTTGCCTGTTGCGCGCCATTCGTGAAGTGCTGGGTGAAGACATTGCGACCGACGAGGTGATCGATGCCTGGGGCGCCGCTTACGGTCAACTGGCCGATATCCTGATCGGCGCCGAAGAAGCCGCTTACCAGCACAACGAACAGGCCCGGGGCGGCTGGCGTGGGGCGCGTCCTTTCAAGCTGGTGGGCAAGGAAAAAGAAAGCGCGCAGATCACCTCGTTCTATTTCGAACCGCTTGACGGTGGTGCGGTGCTGGACTTCACCCCTGGCCAGTACCTTGGCCTGAAGCTGAACATTGATGGCCAGGAACTGCGCCGTAATTACTCGCTGTCGGCACTGGCCAACGGCCGTGGCTACCGGATCAGCGTCAAGCGCGATGAGCAGGGTATCGCTTCGAGGTATTTACACGATCACTTGCAGGTCAGTGACCGGGTCGAGCTGTTCCCGCCAGCCGGGCATTTCACCCTGCAAGACTCGTCGCGTCCGCTGGTATTGATCAGCGCCGGTGTCGGCATCACCCCGACCCTGCCGATGCTGGAAAGCGCGCTGGCTAGCGGCCGGCCGATCACCTTCATTCACAGTGCCCGCAATGCCAGCCTGCAGGCGTTCCGCCCATGGCTGCAAGAGCAGCAGCGCAAGCACCCACAGCTGAGCCTGTACGTCTGCTACAGCCAGCCTGAGGCCGGTGACCGTTTTGATGCCCAAGGGCGTCTTTGCCAGGAAGTGCTGGCCAGCTGGCTGCCTGCCGATCGCAATGTGGATGCCTACTTCCTGGGGCCGGTCGGTTTTATGAGCAGCGTGCGCCGCGATCTCAAAGCACTGGGCGTGCCTGAGGCGCAGAGCCATCACGAGTTCTTCGGCCCTACCGGGCAACTGCCTGACTGA
- a CDS encoding (2Fe-2S)-binding protein yields the protein MKKSNTPGPAAAGQDSPALHASRRNFLKAGASGIAAATVATWVPDGMAQSAPAVSQPPAAGPAAGEQSIELKVNGQSHRLNVPANAILLDVLRDRLQLTGTKKGCDHGQCGACTLLVNGVAINSCLSIAVQHDGDEITTIEGLAQDGKLHPVQQAFWEHDAYQCGYCTSGQIMSAVAILNDPNIGSDDASVREAMSGNICRCGAYKNILAAVQSARGKMGRSA from the coding sequence ATGAAAAAATCCAACACGCCAGGCCCGGCCGCGGCCGGGCAGGACAGCCCCGCATTACATGCCTCACGGCGCAATTTTCTCAAGGCTGGCGCTTCCGGCATCGCCGCCGCCACCGTTGCAACCTGGGTTCCTGACGGTATGGCTCAATCAGCACCGGCTGTCAGCCAGCCACCTGCCGCCGGGCCGGCCGCCGGGGAGCAAAGCATCGAACTCAAGGTCAACGGCCAGAGCCACCGGCTCAACGTGCCGGCCAACGCGATCCTGCTCGATGTGCTGCGTGACCGCCTGCAACTGACCGGCACCAAGAAAGGCTGTGATCACGGTCAGTGCGGAGCCTGCACCTTGCTGGTCAATGGCGTGGCGATCAACTCGTGCCTGTCCATTGCCGTGCAGCATGACGGTGATGAAATCACCACCATCGAAGGCCTGGCTCAGGACGGCAAGCTGCACCCGGTGCAGCAAGCGTTCTGGGAGCACGACGCCTATCAATGCGGTTACTGCACCTCGGGGCAGATCATGAGCGCCGTCGCCATCCTTAATGACCCGAATATCGGCAGCGATGACGCCAGCGTGCGTGAGGCCATGAGCGGCAATATCTGCCGCTGCGGGGCCTACAAGAACATCCTTGCGGCCGTGCAGTCGGCGCGGGGCAAGATGGGGAGGTCGGCCTGA
- a CDS encoding DMT family transporter → MINTSKPATHLPASHGLLASPQAKGVLLLVLAILIWGANWPVMKAGLQHITPVWFSAVRFAAGAACLFALQLATGSLRVPGRRDLPLILSVGLLQMLTFTVLGAMAMTEVPAGRSAVLAYTTPLWVTPIAVTFLGERLSRRQLIGTLFGGIGVAVLFNPLTLDWGNTTLLKANLMLIAASICWALCILHLRHASTGTSAYQLAPWQMLTATVPLLVLAHVVEGPFTGDGSMALWQILLFMGPLATAFCFCAVNAASMWLSSTSMSTAMLGVPVVGLLMSVLFMGEQLTLPLIGGVMAILGGIVIVTCKRSGD, encoded by the coding sequence ATGATCAATACCAGCAAACCCGCCACCCACTTGCCCGCAAGCCATGGTCTGTTGGCTTCGCCCCAGGCCAAGGGCGTGTTGTTACTGGTACTGGCGATCCTGATCTGGGGCGCCAACTGGCCAGTGATGAAGGCCGGTTTGCAGCACATCACCCCGGTGTGGTTCTCCGCCGTGCGCTTCGCCGCCGGTGCCGCCTGCCTGTTTGCCCTGCAACTGGCCACGGGTAGCCTGCGCGTGCCGGGCCGTCGCGACCTGCCACTGATTCTCAGTGTCGGCCTGCTGCAGATGCTGACCTTTACCGTGCTTGGTGCCATGGCCATGACCGAAGTGCCGGCCGGCCGCTCGGCGGTGCTGGCCTACACCACCCCGCTGTGGGTGACGCCGATTGCGGTGACCTTCCTCGGCGAGCGGCTGTCGCGTCGGCAATTGATCGGCACGCTGTTCGGCGGCATTGGCGTGGCTGTGCTGTTCAACCCGCTGACCCTCGACTGGGGTAATACCACCCTGCTCAAAGCCAACCTGATGCTGATCGCGGCATCGATCTGTTGGGCGCTTTGCATATTGCATCTGCGTCATGCGTCCACAGGCACCAGCGCCTATCAGCTGGCGCCCTGGCAGATGCTCACCGCCACCGTACCGTTGCTGGTGCTGGCGCACGTGGTGGAAGGGCCGTTCACCGGTGATGGCTCCATGGCGCTGTGGCAGATCCTGTTGTTCATGGGGCCATTGGCGACCGCGTTCTGCTTCTGCGCGGTCAATGCGGCGAGCATGTGGCTGTCGAGCACCAGCATGTCGACCGCGATGCTCGGCGTGCCGGTGGTGGGGCTATTGATGTCGGTGCTGTTCATGGGCGAGCAACTGACCCTGCCGCTGATTGGGGGGGTAATGGCGATTCTCGGCGGCATCGTGATCGTGACCTGCAAGCGCAGCGGCGACTGA
- a CDS encoding FAD binding domain-containing protein codes for MRTFDYLRASSPAQAVGQASGDGQRFYLAGGTTLLDLVKLDVMQAEHLVDINRLDLRKVEPLSDGRLRVGALVSNTELANHPLVRERYPVLAQAILQGASTALRNKATTAGNLMQRVRCNYFRDGLSPCNKREPGSGCAAVDGLNRSVHAVLGTSDQCIAAHPSDMCVAIAALGAQVTVQSAQGSRDIAFADFHLLPGSTPWKEHALQAHELITHLTLDAPLPGSRSAYLKLRDRTSYQFALASSAVVLVLDGERITDARIALGGVASKPWRASEAERALIGQPVSLALYGQVAQLAMKDARGYSHNAFKIPLGQQVITRNLRDLTAQELA; via the coding sequence ATGCGTACCTTCGACTATCTGCGAGCTTCATCGCCGGCCCAGGCGGTCGGCCAGGCCAGCGGCGACGGTCAGCGGTTCTACCTGGCTGGCGGCACCACCTTGCTGGATCTGGTCAAGCTTGATGTGATGCAGGCCGAGCATCTGGTGGACATCAATCGGCTTGACCTGCGCAAGGTCGAGCCGCTGTCCGACGGCCGTCTGCGGGTCGGCGCGCTGGTCAGCAATACCGAGCTGGCCAATCACCCCTTGGTCCGTGAGCGCTATCCGGTACTGGCCCAGGCGATTCTGCAGGGCGCCAGTACTGCGCTGCGCAACAAGGCGACCACCGCCGGCAACCTGATGCAGCGGGTGCGCTGCAATTACTTTCGTGACGGCCTGTCACCGTGCAACAAGCGTGAGCCGGGCTCCGGTTGCGCAGCCGTTGACGGCCTGAACCGCAGTGTTCACGCGGTACTGGGCACCAGTGACCAGTGTATTGCCGCGCACCCCTCGGACATGTGCGTAGCCATCGCCGCACTGGGTGCTCAGGTGACGGTGCAAAGCGCGCAAGGCAGCCGCGACATTGCGTTTGCCGACTTTCATCTGCTGCCAGGCAGCACGCCATGGAAGGAGCATGCTCTGCAAGCTCACGAGTTGATCACTCACCTGACCCTTGATGCGCCGTTGCCGGGTAGTCGTTCGGCCTACCTGAAGCTGCGTGATCGAACCTCTTACCAGTTCGCTCTGGCCTCCAGCGCTGTGGTGCTGGTGCTCGATGGCGAGCGCATCACCGACGCGCGCATTGCCCTGGGCGGCGTGGCCAGCAAGCCATGGCGCGCCAGCGAAGCCGAGCGGGCACTGATTGGCCAGCCGGTATCGCTGGCGCTGTATGGCCAGGTCGCGCAGTTGGCGATGAAGGACGCCCGTGGCTATTCCCACAACGCGTTCAAGATTCCTCTCGGCCAACAGGTCATCACCCGTAACCTCCGTGATCTCACGGCCCAGGAGCTGGCATGA
- a CDS encoding nucleotidyltransferase family protein, whose protein sequence is MSPSPSPLVAALILAAGSSRRFGSDKRQALIADGRRVLQSSCTNACQAFADVRVVLREQDDAAALGLDPQVRVVRSPQADLGMGHSLASGVSALTDAPAEAVAILLADMPWLNPATLVALAALAGPQRIIVPMHEGQQGHPVIIGRHFWPQLQQLRGDRGAKALLAAHSEYCVRVETADRGILLDADTPAALAQVLRDQTC, encoded by the coding sequence ATGTCTCCATCCCCTTCCCCTCTGGTGGCCGCGCTGATTCTGGCGGCGGGCAGCAGCCGACGTTTTGGCAGTGACAAGCGCCAGGCATTGATTGCCGACGGCCGCCGTGTGCTGCAAAGCAGTTGCACCAATGCCTGCCAGGCGTTTGCCGATGTGCGCGTGGTGCTGCGCGAGCAAGACGATGCCGCCGCGCTGGGCCTGGACCCTCAAGTGCGTGTGGTGCGCAGCCCGCAGGCAGATCTGGGTATGGGCCATAGCCTGGCCAGTGGCGTATCAGCGCTGACCGACGCGCCTGCCGAGGCGGTGGCCATCCTGCTGGCAGACATGCCCTGGCTGAACCCGGCAACCTTAGTGGCGTTGGCGGCGCTGGCAGGTCCGCAGCGCATCATCGTGCCGATGCATGAAGGTCAGCAGGGCCATCCGGTGATCATTGGCCGACACTTCTGGCCGCAGTTGCAGCAGTTGCGTGGCGACCGAGGCGCCAAGGCACTGCTCGCCGCGCACAGCGAGTACTGCGTGAGGGTCGAGACGGCCGACCGGGGCATCCTGCTCGACGCCGATACCCCGGCCGCGCTGGCTCAGGTGCTGCGCGACCAGACCTGTTGA